CAGACATGTCTCCATCTTCTACCTGGCATATTTTACCTGCCTCAGTGTACCCCAGGCCGCTTACTAGCTTTCTGCATATCTAGACTTCCCCTAATGCCTCCTTCCCGCTTACGGGAGAGCCTCAGACTCTGGACTCAGCTCCCATGAGCTCCTGGACCCCTACTCATTTCTTGCAATTTAATGGGTCATGCAGCTCCACCCACTCACCCCTTTTGATCTCTCCCCTCCTCCGTCCTGTGAAAATTCCAGTCCCGCATCCTTCTGAGCCCGGGACCCCCAGTCAATTCCTGGGTCAGGTGTCTCCTTAACCCTCCCGATTTACAGTGCTTAACCCTCATTTCTGCTTTTTGGGGTCTCCCAATGGATTGTCAGTCCTCCTACCCCTCTCGTATTCTGGGTACCTCAGGGGTTTCTTCGCACATACTGGGACCCTCACCCCACTTGCTGCGTACCAGGTCCTGGTATTTGTCCCAGTGGACTCCAGGGAAATCATCCTCCTCCCTGAAACCCCTCACTCATGTGCCTGGGCCCCCCAGCACCTCCTTCCATGCGTACCCCGAGGTCCTTTGAGCCCCTCCCCCTGCAGCCCCGCCGAGCCACCCGGCCCGTGGCCGCTGTTTACAAGGACACGCGCTTCCTGACAGTGACGCGAGccgcctcctccccttccccacgcTCGAGGAGGGGGGCGCGGGGGCCCGGCTCCGGCGACGGCCAATCGGAGCGCACTTCCGTGGCTGACTAGCGCGGTATAAAGGCGTGTGGCTCAGGCTGAGCGGCTGGGACCTTGAGAGCGGCCAGGCCAGCCTCGGAGCCAGCagggagctgggagctgggggaAACGACGCCAGGAAAGCTATCGCGCCAGAGAGGGCGACGGGGGCTCGGGAAGCCTGACAGGGCTTTTGCGCACAGCTGCCGGCTGGCTGCTACCCGCCCGCGCCAGCCCCCGAGAACGCGCGACCAGGCACCCAGTCCGGTCACCGCAGCGGAGAGCTCGCCGCTCGCTGCAGCGAGGCCCGGAGCGGCCCCGCAGGGACCCTCCCCAGACCGCCTGGGCCGCCCGGATGTGCACTAAAATGGAACAGCCCTTCTACCACGACGACTCATACACAGCTACGGGATACGGCCGGGCCCCTGGTGGCCTCTCTCTACACGACTACAAACTCCTGAAACCGAGCCTGGCGGTCAACCTGGCCGACCCCTACCGGAGTCTCAAAGCGCCTGGGGCTCGCGGACCCGGCCCAGAGGGCGGCGGTGGCGGCAGCTACTTTTCTGGTCAGGGCTCGGACACCGGCGCGTCTCTCAAGCTCGCCTCTTCGGAGCTGGAACGCCTGATTGTCCCCAACAGCAACGGCGTGATCACGACGACGCCTACACCCCCGGGACAGTACTTTTACCCCCGCGGGGGTGGCAGCGGTGGAGGTGCAGGGGGCGCAGGGGGCGGCGTCACCGAGGAGCAGGAGGGCTTCGCCGACGGCTTTGTCAAAGCCCTGGACGATCTGCACAAGATGAACCACGTGACACCCCCCAACGTGTCCCTGGGCGCTACCGGGGGGCCCCCGGCTGGGCCCGGGGGCGTCTACGCCGGCCCGGAGCCACCTCCCGTTTACACCAACCTCAGCAGCTACTCCCCAGCCTCTGCGTCCTCGGGAGGCGCCGGGGCTGCCGTCGGGACCGGGAGCTCGTACCCGACGACCACCATCAGCTACCTCCCACACGCGCCGCCCTTCGCCGGTGGCCACCCGGCGCAGCTGGGCTTGGGCCGCGGCGCCTCCACCTTCAAGGAGGAACCGCAGACCGTGCCGGAGGCGCGCAGCCGGGACGCCACGCCGCCGGTGTCCCCCATCAACATGGAAGACCAAGAGCGCATCAAAGTGGAGCGCAAGCGGCTGCGGAACCGGCTGGCGGCCACCAAGTGCCGGAAGCGGAAGCTGGAGCGCATCGCGCGCCTGGAGGACAAGGTGAAGACGCTCAAGGCCGAGAACGCGGGGCTGTCGAGTACCGCCGGCCTCCTCCGGGAGCAGGTGGCCCAGCTCAAACAGAAGGTCATGACCCACGTCAGCAACGGCTGTCAGCTGCTGCTTGGGGTCAAGGGACACGCCTTCTGAACGTCCCCTGCCCCTTTACGGACACCCCCTCGCTTGGACGGCTGGGCACACGCCTCCCACTGGGGTCCAGGGAGCAGGCGGTGGGCACCCACCCTGGGACCTAGGGGCGCCGCAAACCACACTGGACTCCGGCCCTCCTACCCTGCGCCCAGTCCTTCCACCTCGACGTTTACAAGCCCCCCCTTccacttttttttgtatgttttttttctgCTGGAAACAGACTCGATTCATATTGAAtataatatatttgtgtatttaacagggaggggaagagggggcGATCGCGGCGGAGCTGGCCCCGCCGCCTGGTACTCAAGCCCGCGGGGACATTGGGAAGGGGACCCCcgccccctgccctcccctctctgCACCGTACTGTGGAAAAGAAACACGCACTTAGTCTCTAAAGAGTTTATTTTAAGacgtgtttgtgtttgtgtgtgtttgttctttttattgaatctatttaagtaaaaaaaaaattggttctttattaatttctgttgtctttttttccaAGCTGGGAGggcggggggaaaaaaaaaagcactggttTGCCCCCAGCTCAGTGCTGTTGGTGGCTCGGTCCTGTATGTGTCCCCCTCGTCGGTTCGGCGCAGGCATCTTGTGGTCCCAGCCCAGGAGTCCCACCCTTCCCGCGTCCCCAGATCTCCAGGGTTGGATGGTTGGGGCGCGGGACGCGGTCCAGGGACCCAGGAGCTGAAGGCAGGGTGCTCCGGCCGAGACTTGGAGTGCGCAGGCGCGTCCCCGCCCAGCCGCGCGCGCCGGGGCTTTCCCCGCTGACGCAGCGGAAGCGCTGCCCATACAAGGACCGATTCTGCCCAGTGACGCGACCGCGGTCTCTGGGCAGATTCCGGGAATCCCCTCCCCCGCTCTGCCGGGCAGGGCCGCGGCGCCGGGAAGGGGGCCGGGATTTTCCCGGGCAGGCGGCTGCCCGGGCACGGAAAGCCCCAGGCCTGGGTCCAGAGCGCCCGCGGTGGGCGGGCAGCGCTCCTGGGCTCCGGGAGCCACCCCTGTGCCACCTTCAAGACACTGGCGCCTAGGCCCCGCCGCGCCCACGCCCCCTCCGTCTGACCTGACCGGGGCGGAGGGTTGCTGCTGCCTCCGCTGCTTTGCCGACGCCGtcccctctacccccacccccTCCAGGAAGGGCGGCGCCCGCCTGCCAGTTTCCCCTCACGGGTGCCAGGCCAGGAGCGGGGCGACTGCCAGGTCTGGTCCTGCCGGGGCGGCTGCTCGGGCCGCTGGGCGCCGCCACCGCCCTCGCGCTGGGCTCCCTCCCGCGCAGCTGGGACacgtggaggtgggggtgggggtgctggtgCTGCTGGCCCGCCTAGAGGGAGTCTGGCCGGCTTCGGGGTTGGAAGCCCCCAGAGCAGTGGAGAAAAACAGGTAGAGAAACCAGACAGGCAGTAGGGTGAGTGGAACAGACACTTCATCAATTCATTTGTACAATACCTAGAACAACTAGACCCTGGAGACACAGCCTGGACCACTCCAGACaagacaataaataaacaagcaaacatgGTTCTTTGGGGGTGGTGGTAAGTGCtagtaagaggaaaaaaacaaactaaaacaaacaaaaaaaaaaaacaaaaaaaaaaggtcaaggtGGCAATGATGGGGCAGGGAGGAAAGATGCTTTGCAGAATGGAGTGGGAACATGGACCTTTAATAgggtgactttttcttttttatattttagagacggGTCTTTGtcctgttgctcaggttggagcgcagtggtgcaatcatagctaactgcagcctagACCTTCTGTGCTCAAGCAAGCCTTCCACTTCAACTTCCCAACTAGCTAGagctacaggcatacaccactatgcctggctaattttgtttatttttgtagagatggggtctgctatgttgccctggctggtctggaactgctgggtcaaacagtcctcccgccttggcctttcaaagcactgggattccaggcgtgagccagtgctcTTCTCctgcagtgactttttttttttttttttagacagattcttgctctgtcacccagacttgagtgcagtggtgcgatcttggttcactgcaacctctgcctttcgggttcaagcgattttcctgcctcagcctcccaagtagctaggattataggtgcctgccaccacgccctgctaattttgtatctttagtagagactgggtatcagcacgttggccaggctggtcttgaactcctgacttgaggtcatctgccagcctcggcctccaaaatgctgggattacaggcgtgagccatcgtgcctggccatgACTTTTCAACAGATTTGAAGAAGTGGGGTCCTGAGAAAATCCTGGGTAACAACAGCATCAGAGgtaacagttttttgtttgtttgtttgtgttttttagatggagtctccctctgtcacccaggcaggctggagtgcagtggctcgatctcagtttaccgcaacctccacccacaggattcaagcgattctcctgcttggcctcccaagtagctgggtctacaggcgtgcatcaccatgccaggctaatttttgtatttttagtagaaacagggtttcaccatgttggccaggctggtctcgaacccctgacctcaggtgatccgcctgcctgggcctcccaaagtgctgggattacaggcctgagccaccccgCTCAACTGggagcagctttttttttttttttttttgagacggagtctcgctctgttgcccaggctagagtgcagtggcacgatctcggctcactgcaagctctgcctcccgggttcacgccattctcctgcctcagcctcccaagtagctgggactacaggcacctgccaacatgcctggctaattttttgtatttttagtagagagggggtttcactgtattagccaggatggtctcgatgtcctgacctcgtgatccgcccgtctcggcctcccaaagtgctgggattacaggcgtgagccactgcgcccggccttgggAGCAGCTCTTAAATGGCAAAATTCATGTAGCCAGGTGAGCCTGTGAAAGAACAGCAGGAAGCCAGCCTGTCTGGAATGGAGTGAACCACAACAGGGCAGATGTCAAGGGAGACTGAGCAGGGG
The DNA window shown above is from Homo sapiens chromosome 19, GRCh38.p14 Primary Assembly and carries:
- the JUNB gene encoding transcription factor JunB, whose translation is MCTKMEQPFYHDDSYTATGYGRAPGGLSLHDYKLLKPSLAVNLADPYRSLKAPGARGPGPEGGGGGSYFSGQGSDTGASLKLASSELERLIVPNSNGVITTTPTPPGQYFYPRGGGSGGGAGGAGGGVTEEQEGFADGFVKALDDLHKMNHVTPPNVSLGATGGPPAGPGGVYAGPEPPPVYTNLSSYSPASASSGGAGAAVGTGSSYPTTTISYLPHAPPFAGGHPAQLGLGRGASTFKEEPQTVPEARSRDATPPVSPINMEDQERIKVERKRLRNRLAATKCRKRKLERIARLEDKVKTLKAENAGLSSTAGLLREQVAQLKQKVMTHVSNGCQLLLGVKGHAF